GGCGACGCCGGTCAGGCACCGCATGTGCTCCTCCGCCCGCCGGGCCGTCTCCAGGGTGGTCAGGTCGCCCATGTCGCCGATGTGCGGGCCGAACCAGGCATGGTCGCCCTCGCCCAGGCACAGGGCGTTCTTCAGATCGCCGCCCACGGCGAGCGCGGGCCGCACCGGGACCGGCAGCCGCAGCGGGCGGGGCACGTACCCTCGCGACCGGCGCAGCACCTGCTCGGTGCCGTCGGGGCGCACCCGCAGCAGTGAATCGTCGCAGGGCGAGGCGATGGGCCGGTCGTGGGCGAGCCACGCGTCGGCCAGCCCGGCGAGCCGGGTCAGTGCCTCGTCGTCGTCCGTGACGATCGGTTCGCCGGAGCGGTTGCCGCTCGTCATGACCAGCACACGCGGTCCCGGCGGATCGCCGGGCAGGCCGAACAGCAGGGTGTGCACGGGCGTGTAGGGCAGCATGACGCCGAGGTGAGGGCTGCCGGGGCAGACGCCGGGCGCGAGGCCCGCCTGCTCCGCCCGCCGGCGGAGCAGGACGATGGGGCGCCGGGGGCTGGTGAGGGCGGCCGACTCGGGAGTGGAGAGCACGGCGATCCGCCGTACGGCGTCCAGGTCCGCGCACATCACCGCGAACGGCTTGCCGCCGCGCGCCTTGCGGGTGCGCAGCGTCTCGACGGCCCGCGCGTCGGTCGCGTCGCACGCCAGGTGGTAGCCGCCGAGGCCCTTGACGGCGACGATCCGCCCGGCGGCCAGCAAAGCCCGCGCCGTCGCGAGTGCATCGGCGTCCCGTGCCGGGCGGACCTCGCTGCCGGCGGCGGGCGCCAAGCGCAACCGGGGACCGCAACCGGGGCACGCCACGGGCTGGGCGTGAAAGCGCCGGTCGAGGGGATCGCCGTACTCCCGGGCGCAGTCGGCGCACATCGGGAAGCCGGCCATGGTGGTGACCGCCCGGTCGTACGGCATGCCCGTGGCGATGGTGAAGCGGGGCCCGCAGTGGGTGCAGGTGACGAACGCGTGCCGGTGCCGGCGGTCCGCCGGATCGGTCAGGTCCCGCAGGCAATCGGCGCAGGTCGCCGTGTCGGGCGGGAGGAGGGTGCGGCCGGGGGAGCGGTCGGTGGAGCGGATGGTGAAGGTGCCGTCGGCGCCGCTGACGGGCAGGTCCTCGAACCCCACGCCGGTGACGGTGGCCAACGGCGGTGGCTGGGTGGCCAGCCGGTCGCAGAAGCCGGCGACGCGGTCCGGCGGGCCCTCCACCTCGATGAGGACTCCGCTCGCCGTGTTGCTCACGAAGCCCGCGAGCGAGAGATCGGTGGCCAGGCGGTGCACGAAGGGCCGGAACCCCACGCCCTGCACGGTGCCGCGCACGGTGACGCGGCGGCGCACCGCCTGTGTGGCGGGCGCTGTCACGGGACGAGGCCGGTTTCGCCGCCCTCATGGGTGTGGGTGTGCGGGCGGGGCGCCAGCGGAGGCCGGTGCGCCGGGGCCCCGTCCCGTACGGCGAGCACCCGCTCCAGAAGAGCGTCGACGCCGGCGCCGGTGCGGGCGCAGGTCCGCAGCACCTCCACCCCGGGGTTGACCCGCTGGACATGGGTGTCGAAGGCGGTCCCGTCGAACCCGGCGGGCCCGGCCAGGTCGGTCTTGGTCAGCACCACCAGATGGGCGGACCCGAAGGCCGTCGGGTACTTCAGCGGCTTGTCCTCGCCCTCCGTCACCGCCATGAGCACGATCCGCAGACTCTCGCCGAGGTCGTAGGACGCCGGGCAGACGAGGTTTCCGACGTTCTCCACGAACAGCAGCGAGGCGTCCTCGGGCAGCCAGCTCTCCAGGTGGCCGCGCAGCTGCCGCGCCTCCAGATGGCACAGCCCGTCCGTCAGCAGTTGCTTCACCGGGGCTCCTGAACGGGCGAGCCGGTGGGCGTCGTTCTCGGTCGCCAGGTCGGCGGTGAGCGCGGCCACCGGGAGACCCCGCTCCACCGCCCTGGCGAGCACCCGCCCGAGCAGCTCCGTCTTGCCGCTGCCCGGGCTGGACAGCAGATTGACCACGCTCACTCCGCGCCGGGTCAGCTCGTCGCGCAGGCTCGCGGCCAGACCGTCGTTCTTCGCCAGGACGGCCTGAGTGACCTCGTCCACGGAATCGCACATGGGCGCCGCTCCTCGCGGTCGGCAGGGAAATCGGTCCGCCACCGATCTTCGGCGCCGCCTCTCACGGTGTCCGGCAGCCCGGCGGGGACAGGGCGGGGGATTCGTCCGGGCGGCTCAACGGGGGCGTGGCCGCCGGGTCGGCCAGCAGCACCGGAACCATGGCGTGCAGGGCCGCGACGGCCCGCCCCACCGCTTCGCGTACCGTCGCGCTGACGCCCGGGGCGATGTCCTCGTCGGCGGGTGCCCGCAGCTCGGGCTCGCAGGCCAGGACGAGGACGCGCGGGAGCGGCTCGTCGCCGAGGTGGGCGGCCAGGGCGAGGACCTTCGCCGGGTCCATGCCGTGCGCCTCGGGCGGGGCGCCGACCGTGGCGCGGTCGGGCAGGTCCGGCTCGACCAGCGACAGGGTGCCCGGCTCCTGTCCCCGTACGGCCGCGTCGACCAGGAGGGCCGTGTCATAGCCGTCGAGCAGTGCGTACGCGAGGTCCATGCCGCGGATGCCGAAGTCCCGTACCCGCACCTCGGGCGGCAGCGGGTGCCGGTCCAGGGCGCGGATCACCTCGGGGCCGAAGGCGTCGTCCGCGAGGAAGATGTTGCCGACGCCCGCGACGAGCAACCGGCCCCTCATCGCGCACCGTCGGTCGCCGGAGGCCGGGCGGAGCCGCTCGGGACCTTGCGGACGAAGGCGGACCGCAGCGCGTGGTACGGGGCCTGCGGGTCGAAGAAGATGGCGCGCATGCGGGCGAGTTCGGTCCGCCGGTATTCGGTGAGGGGGCGCTGGAGCTCGTCCGCGTGACGCGCCGTGGCCTTGGCGGTGATCCGGCGGGCGATATCCGGATCGCCGGCCACATCGACAGCCAGACGCTCGACCTCCGTGGCGAACTCCCGGGCGGGAACCGGCACCAGACGGTCCACCAGCCCGATCCGCGCGGCTGTCGCGGCGCTCACCGGCAACGCCTCGCTCGTCAGCCGCTCGGCCGTCTCGGCGCCCACGCGGCGCGGCAGCGAGTACGTCCAGTACTCCGACCCGTACAGGCCCATGTTCCGGTAGTGCGGGTTGAGGACGCTGCCGGTGCGGCACCACACCTCGTCGGCGGCAAGGGCGAGCATGACACCGCCGGCCGCCGCGTTGCCGCCGAGCGCCGCCACCACCAGCCGGTCCGTGGTGCGCAGCACGGCCTCGACCAGGTCGTTCATGGCGATGAGGTTGGCCCAGGACTCGCCCGCCGGGTCGCTCGACGCCTCGATGACATTGAGGTGAATGCCGTTGGAGAAGAAGTCGCGGGCGCCGCCGAGCACCAGCACCGAAGTGGGGCGGGTGAGCGCGTACCGATAGGCGGCGAGCAGCCTGCGACAGTGGTTGGTGCTCATCGCCCCGCCCGGGAACGAGAAGGACAGGAAGCCGATGCCATCCCGCTGCCGGTAGCGGATGTCGCTCCAGGTGGTGCGGTTCGGTGGCAGTTCGAGCGGGGCGGCGATCTCCGGCAGCCAGTAGGGGCGCTCGCTCGAACTCGGCATGCCCGGGCCGCTGCCGGGCGGGGCCGGGAAGGCGGAGAGGACCGAGGCCGCCGGACGGCGGAACGGCGCCGGGTCGCCGGAGCTCTTGCGGGGGCGCAGTTCCGGGATCCACACCGCGCCGTCGCGGGTGGCCCGGCAGACCGCGCCGGACCGGGTGGCGAGCAGCTCGCCAGGGCGTCCGCGCAGTCGGTCCTCGGGGTGCCCGCCGTGCAGGAACACCTCCCGGCCGCACACCTCGTCCAGGACGCCGGGCTGGGAGTCGGCCCCGCGGAGTTTGCGCAGTACCGTTTCCGTGCTGTCGTCCTCCCAGTCGATCCGCCGCTGCTCCTGGCGGAAGAAGTCCCGCCACACCACACGGATCCCGGGATCGCTCTGCGGCCGCGGCTTGAACGATCCGTCGGCGAACCGCCGTACGGCCAGCAGCACAGCGGCCGCGGCGGCGTCGGACGCCTCGTTGCGATACACGTCGCTCTTGCCGGCCGGCGGCACCCGGAAGGACCCGTCCGCCCAGATGTCCCCCGCGTCCATCGCCGCCTCGGCCTGGAGCACCGTCACGCCCCACTCGGGTGCCTCGTCGGCGATCGCCCAGTCCAGCGACGACGGGCCCCGGTCGCCGGGTGGTCCCGGGTGCACGATCAGGCAGGTGTGCTCCTGCCACACGTCCTCCGGCAGGGCCGACTTCAGCATCGGCGCGACGATCAGTTCCGGGCGCACCTCGCTGACGGCGGCCCGGACCGCGTCGGCGCCGTGCGAGGCGAGGACGACGTCCACGTGGTGCCCTTGGTCCGACAGTTCCGCGTACACGCGTTGGGACAGGCTGTTGAACGCGCTGGCGACAAGCAAGATGTCCATGACATGAGATGGTCGCCGGTCGGGGGAGACCCGAGAAGGACCACGGCGGCGTTTCGCCGGTGTCCATCGGCCTCTTCCGCCATCCGGACCGCGTGCACGGTCCAGCTGCTCACCCGACGGCGCTCCGTGCGCATGGTGATCGTCGAGTTCCAGGTCGTGGTGGTGAGGTGGTAGTGCCGGGAACCATTCAGGCCGGCGTTGCTCGCGAGGTACTCGGCTACCGGCTGAACAGCGCCGCCGGGGCACTGGCCTCCGGGCGGACCCGCTCCATCGGCGTCGTCACGCTCGGGACCGATCTCCACGGGCCCGCGTCGCTCCCGATCGGCGTCGAACGGGCCGCGCGGGACGCGGGATAGGCGGGTGGTCAACACGCTGGAAGGCGACCCGGGAGGTGCCGTCGGCGCCGTGGAGTCGCTGCTGGAGCAGGGCGTGACGGCATCGTCGTCCGTGAACCCATCGACGAGGGAGCCGTCTCCCTCAGCGTCGACGTGCCGGTCCTCGTCCTCGGCGCGCCGGCGGACGTTCGGCGGCACCCCGACCGTCACCGCGGTGTTCGCCGCCAACGACGACATGGCCATCGGCGTGATCCGCGCCCTGACGGAAGCCGGACTGCGCGCACCGGACGACGTCAGCGTGGTCGGCTTCGACGACACCCCCGTCGCCGCGTACGTGACCCCACCGCTGACCACGGTGCGCCAGCCGTTCGACGCCGTGGCGCGCGAGGGACTCCGGCTCCTGGGGCGGGCCATCGAGCAGCCGGACGCGGAGCTGTCCCCGGCGAACGCCCCCCGGTCGAACTCGTGGTCCGCGCCTCGACCGCACCTCCGCCGTCCCGATGGACGCCCCCGGCCTTGCCCGTGCCGTATCGCTGACGCACGCTGGTTCTATGGGTGCGCAAGAGGGCCCTACGCTCATCACCTCCGTCCAGCGGGCCATGCGGCTGCTGGAGGCGGTGAGCGCGCACCAGAACGGTGCGCCGGCGAAGCAGCTGGCGCGTGAGACCGGGCTGCCTCTGGCCACCGCCTACCACCTGCTGCGCACGCTGGTGCACGACGGCTATGTGCGGAAACTGGACGACGGCGGGTTCGTCCTCGGTGACAAGTTGCAGAGCCTGCGGACCACCGGGCGCGGGCAGGCGCTGCTCAGCCGCGTCCGGCCCACGCTCGCCGCACTGCGGGACGAGCTGACGACCCCCGCCTATCTCACCTTCTACGAGGAGGGCGAGATCCGGGTCGCCGAGATCGTCGACGGCCCCGGGACGCCGCGCGTCGATCTCTGGGTGGGCTTCGAGGACGCGGGACACGCGACCGCACTGGGCAAGTCCGTGCTCAGGGAACTGGACGAGGAGGCCCGCAAGGACTACCTCTCCCGCCACCACCTCGCCGACCTCACCCCGCGGACCATCACCAGCCTGCCGGAACTGCTCCGGCGGCTGGACACCTCACCCATGGCCCCGGCCGTCACGGACCTGGAGGAGTACGCCCTCGGCACGGTCTGCGTCGCCGTCCCGGTCTACAGCGGGGACACACTCGGCTCCCTCGGCGTGTCCCTGCCGGCGAACCGGCTCTCCCGGTTGCCGGAGATCAGCGCGCGGCTGCTCCCGACCGCGAGCCGCGTGACGAGGAGCCTCTCGCTCACTATCTGAAAATCCGCTCCTTGCCGGTGTCCCGGTTCACCCCGTTTTCTGGATGAAACAGGCATTTCAGGGAGGCGCGCCCCAGCTCGGCGCCCCGCTCACAGGTGAGGAGCACGGATACCGACATGAGCCACCCCCGAGACCTTGGTGACGACCACTGGGCCGTACGGCCGTTCAGGAACCGAGTGGCCGGTGCCCGGGCCTCGGCCCGCAGACGCGCATTCGCGCAGCTGGCCGCCGGCACGCCCGTCCTGCCCGTACTGATCGTCACCGTCATCGTGCTCGTCGACCTCGCCGGCGGAGGCGGGATGATCTGGCTGCCCCTGCTCGCGGCCGGGCCTGCCCTCGCGGCCACGACCAACGGGCCGCGCGGAGTCCTCTCGGTCGGCTTCCTCGCCGTCGCACTCGGCGCCACGCTCGGCATCCGGGACGGCATCCCGGGCCGCGAACTGGCCGCCATCCTGTCGGCCCTGGTGGCCGTCACCCTCGCGAGCGGCCTGGCCGGCGTCCTGCGGGGGCGCCGGGAGCGGGTGCTCGCGGCGGTCCGCTCGGTCGCGGAGACCGCCCAGCACGCGCTGCTCAAGCCCGTGCCGTCGACTGTCGGGCCGTTCCAGGTGGCCGTCCGTTACAGCGCCGCCGCGGCCGAGGCCCGTATCGGCGGGGATCTCTACGCCCTGATACCCACCCCGCACGGCGTGCGGCTGATCGTCGGCGATGTGCGCGGCAAGGGGCTTCCCGCCGTGGGGACCGCCGCGCTGGTGCTCGGGGTCTTCCGCGAGGCCGCCCACGACGAACCCGACCTCCTCGCCGTGGTCGACAGGATCGAGCGGAGCCTGGCGCGCAACCTCGGTCACGACGACTTCGTCACCGCCGTGGTCGCCGGATACCCGCAGGCCGCCGGGCATCTGGAGGTGGTGAACTGCGGGCACACGCCACCGCTGCTGGTGCGCGCCTCCGGGAGCGTCTCGCCGGTGGAGCCCGCCCATCCGTCCCCGCCTCTCGGGCTGCGCGCCCTCACCGGTCACGCGCCCAGCCTCCACGCGCTCCCCTTCGCCGACGGCGACCAGCTGCTGCTCTACACCGACGGCGTCACCGAAGCCCGCGACAACGGGCGTGCCTTCTATCCGCTCGCCGAAGGACTGGAGCGACACGTGTCCCACGAGCCGGCCCGCACCCTCGGCGCCCTCCACGACGAGCTGCTCGCCCATGTGGGCGGCAGACTGCACGACGACGCGGCCCTGCTCCTGATCCGCAAACCGGCCGCATCCGAAGCAGGGGTGCCCGAGGTGACCGCTCCCGGCGCGGCTCCCGAGGCGCGGTGCGGCCTGTGAGGGCGTGTCACCGCGCCTCGCGCCGGCCCATGACCCGGCGGAGAGCGGTGTCACCTCGCT
This region of Streptomyces caelestis genomic DNA includes:
- the hypF gene encoding carbamoyltransferase HypF — translated: MTAPATQAVRRRVTVRGTVQGVGFRPFVHRLATDLSLAGFVSNTASGVLIEVEGPPDRVAGFCDRLATQPPPLATVTGVGFEDLPVSGADGTFTIRSTDRSPGRTLLPPDTATCADCLRDLTDPADRRHRHAFVTCTHCGPRFTIATGMPYDRAVTTMAGFPMCADCAREYGDPLDRRFHAQPVACPGCGPRLRLAPAAGSEVRPARDADALATARALLAAGRIVAVKGLGGYHLACDATDARAVETLRTRKARGGKPFAVMCADLDAVRRIAVLSTPESAALTSPRRPIVLLRRRAEQAGLAPGVCPGSPHLGVMLPYTPVHTLLFGLPGDPPGPRVLVMTSGNRSGEPIVTDDDEALTRLAGLADAWLAHDRPIASPCDDSLLRVRPDGTEQVLRRSRGYVPRPLRLPVPVRPALAVGGDLKNALCLGEGDHAWFGPHIGDMGDLTTLETARRAEEHMRCLTGVAPEVVAADRHPGYHSARWASRLAEHPPVLVQHHHAHIASAMAEHGLDGTAPVIGVAFDGTGYGDDGTVWGGEILLAGYTGHRRLAHLTPAPLPGGDAGVANPCRLALARLWAAGLPWDADLPSVTACGDDELAVLRQQLARGVACVVTSSMGRLFDAVSSLAGVCHRAGYEAQAALELEAAAAAAWGADSSAYAFGFAAGAYDPAPVLRTLIADLRRGVPAAVLAARFHRGVARAVAEICRRTRRDTGLATVALSGGVFANALLEEECARLLTDDGFVVLRHGEVPPNDGGLALGQLVVAAHLRQKE
- the hypB gene encoding hydrogenase nickel incorporation protein HypB, giving the protein MCDSVDEVTQAVLAKNDGLAASLRDELTRRGVSVVNLLSSPGSGKTELLGRVLARAVERGLPVAALTADLATENDAHRLARSGAPVKQLLTDGLCHLEARQLRGHLESWLPEDASLLFVENVGNLVCPASYDLGESLRIVLMAVTEGEDKPLKYPTAFGSAHLVVLTKTDLAGPAGFDGTAFDTHVQRVNPGVEVLRTCARTGAGVDALLERVLAVRDGAPAHRPPLAPRPHTHTHEGGETGLVP
- a CDS encoding enoyl-CoA hydratase-related protein; protein product: MDILLVASAFNSLSQRVYAELSDQGHHVDVVLASHGADAVRAAVSEVRPELIVAPMLKSALPEDVWQEHTCLIVHPGPPGDRGPSSLDWAIADEAPEWGVTVLQAEAAMDAGDIWADGSFRVPPAGKSDVYRNEASDAAAAAVLLAVRRFADGSFKPRPQSDPGIRVVWRDFFRQEQRRIDWEDDSTETVLRKLRGADSQPGVLDEVCGREVFLHGGHPEDRLRGRPGELLATRSGAVCRATRDGAVWIPELRPRKSSGDPAPFRRPAASVLSAFPAPPGSGPGMPSSSERPYWLPEIAAPLELPPNRTTWSDIRYRQRDGIGFLSFSFPGGAMSTNHCRRLLAAYRYALTRPTSVLVLGGARDFFSNGIHLNVIEASSDPAGESWANLIAMNDLVEAVLRTTDRLVVAALGGNAAAGGVMLALAADEVWCRTGSVLNPHYRNMGLYGSEYWTYSLPRRVGAETAERLTSEALPVSAATAARIGLVDRLVPVPAREFATEVERLAVDVAGDPDIARRITAKATARHADELQRPLTEYRRTELARMRAIFFDPQAPYHALRSAFVRKVPSGSARPPATDGAR
- a CDS encoding substrate-binding domain-containing protein, with the protein product MNPSTREPSPSASTCRSSSSARRRTFGGTPTVTAVFAANDDMAIGVIRALTEAGLRAPDDVSVVGFDDTPVAAYVTPPLTTVRQPFDAVAREGLRLLGRAIEQPDAELSPANAPRSNSWSAPRPHLRRPDGRPRPCPCRIADARWFYGCARGPYAHHLRPAGHAAAGGGERAPERCAGEAAGA
- a CDS encoding IclR family transcriptional regulator, translated to MGAQEGPTLITSVQRAMRLLEAVSAHQNGAPAKQLARETGLPLATAYHLLRTLVHDGYVRKLDDGGFVLGDKLQSLRTTGRGQALLSRVRPTLAALRDELTTPAYLTFYEEGEIRVAEIVDGPGTPRVDLWVGFEDAGHATALGKSVLRELDEEARKDYLSRHHLADLTPRTITSLPELLRRLDTSPMAPAVTDLEEYALGTVCVAVPVYSGDTLGSLGVSLPANRLSRLPEISARLLPTASRVTRSLSLTI
- a CDS encoding PP2C family protein-serine/threonine phosphatase — protein: MSHPRDLGDDHWAVRPFRNRVAGARASARRRAFAQLAAGTPVLPVLIVTVIVLVDLAGGGGMIWLPLLAAGPALAATTNGPRGVLSVGFLAVALGATLGIRDGIPGRELAAILSALVAVTLASGLAGVLRGRRERVLAAVRSVAETAQHALLKPVPSTVGPFQVAVRYSAAAAEARIGGDLYALIPTPHGVRLIVGDVRGKGLPAVGTAALVLGVFREAAHDEPDLLAVVDRIERSLARNLGHDDFVTAVVAGYPQAAGHLEVVNCGHTPPLLVRASGSVSPVEPAHPSPPLGLRALTGHAPSLHALPFADGDQLLLYTDGVTEARDNGRAFYPLAEGLERHVSHEPARTLGALHDELLAHVGGRLHDDAALLLIRKPAASEAGVPEVTAPGAAPEARCGL